From the Streptomyces sp. NBC_00390 genome, the window CGAGTACAACAACATGACCCCCACCTACTTCGGGACCGGCGAGACGCTGTCCGCCCAGGCCCTGACCCGTCGCAGCAAGCGCGGTGTCTTCACCGGCTGCGACGCCGGCAACACGAGCCTGCACGTGGACCCGCTCGGCATGGCCAGCATCTGCAAGGTCGCCCGGAGCAAGCAGATCCCTCTCCTGGAAGAGGGACTTGCCGGGCTCTCCAAGCTCGGGGGAATCGCCGACCAGGCTCTGCTGCGGCAAGGGGGGTGCACCGGCTGCACGCTCAGCAAAGAGTGCAGCACCTGCATGCCCCTCGCCGAGCGTTACCGCCAGGCGAAGGCTCCCCTGGGGTCCTACTGCCAGCACACCGAGAAGAGGAAGGAGGTGAGTACGCCATGAGCCCCACCGTTGAGATCACCACGAAGGCCGAGGACGACGCGATCGAGGTCGTCGAGGACCTGGACGCGATTTCCAGCACCGACGTCATGCTCGGCTGCGGCAACGACAACCCGTTCTAACGGGCTGCGCTCCACCGGGCTCGGGGGCCTGTCATCCCGACGAGGCCCCCGAGCCCCCTCCTCCCAGTCCGTCTCGTGAAGGGTCCACCCGATGGCCGACGACCCGCTCATCCACCCGTACAAGCTCCTCACCACGCCCGCCGGCGACCAGGTAGAGATTGACATCGAGATGGTCCCCATCGTCGAACTCCTCTGGCAGATGCGGTTCCAGACCACCGCGTGCTGCGAGGACGTCGGAGAAGCAACGCGCGCCGTACGCGACGCGAAGGGCATCACGGCGGGCTACCGCGGCGAGGACTTCATCGCCTACTACAGCGGATGGGCTCTGCTGAAGCTGCCCCTCGCGGACGCTCTACGACTGTTCGACATGCTCGCGTGCGTCCCCTCGCTCGCGCCCCATGTTCAGCGGAGGTGGATGGAACGGAGCTGGCGCATGACCGTTCCCCTGGTCCGCCAGAACGGCGCTGCCGCGCTCGACCATGATGCTCTGCTCCACTTCCCCGCATCGCACATCCCCGCCCTGGTGCAGGCGCTCGACGCCATGAGTGCCAGCCAGACGGTCGTGTAGAGGTCGCTCACGAAGGCGCCGACCCACCTACTCCTCTGCGGGCCGCGGCTCGCAGAGGCGCCCAACTAGCGAACCGCCACTGTCACCGACAGAAGGAGACACCGCCATGAGCACTGCGGTACCTGTACGGGCCAATGCCCGCAGCCTCGTATCGGAAGAGCTGTTCGGCCGGCTCGTGAACCGGATCGTCAAGGACGAGGGGATCGAGCGGCCCCTCGCCGAGAGGATCGTGACCGACGCACTCGCATTCCTCGCCGCCTGCGGCGCTAACCCTGGTGCCCCGCTTGGCCCGAGCGAGCAGGTGGACATCGGATGGCACACCTTCATCCTCTACACCGAGCCCTACGCCGAGTTCTGCCAGCGTGTAGCTGGCCGGTTCATCCACCACTCCCCGGCTGACGAGCCGGGCATGACGTACGAGCCGAAGCGCGACACCCGGCTCCGCGCCGTCGAGGCCATGCGCAGCATCGGCTACGAGCCCGACCACGAACTGTGGGGCCACGCCGCCGACTGCTCGCAGTGCCACTCTGGCTGCTCCGACAGCAACTACGCCGGCAAGTAGCCCCCTGTCATGCGCGTTAGATCCCCTGCGCGCACCGCTCCAGTGAGAGAGAGGAGGTGAACCGGTCAGGACAACCGCTTCGTGGAGCAGCTCGCCGTTCTCAAGTACGGCGGCGGCACCGCCGAGGACGACAACGGCGACATCAGGGTGCCGGACGATCTCCCGGACGAGAGTTCCGAGGAGAAGTAGCCTGCGCGCACGCCAATGGGGCCGGCCCGGACCACAGCCCGGGCCGGCCCCATTGGCTGTCACAGCTGTCCGCGCCGCCAGCGTTCGTGTTCGTCGTCCAGCAGTGCGATGTCGACGTGGCGGTGGCGTACGGACTCCACCCAGGCCGCGACGAGTTCGGCGAACACTTCGACATTGGACGGGCTGACCTGGTCGTCTACTGCGAAGAGGGCCAGCAGCTCGTCTGCAGCCTGTTCACCGCGGTCGCACTCCGGGCAGAGCACCGCTTCGCGGAGGCCGGAGACGTCCTCGCCGCGTGCGTTCGTCCACGAGTGGCTGAAGGTCGCCAAGAGCAGGCAAGGGCCATCACACCGTGTGCAGTTGGGTGGATCGTCGAGTTGGAGAACGATCTCCTCTTGCTCATCGCTCACGCGACGCCCATCCAGACGTCCGGTCCGAAGGTTCCCTTGATGTCGGAGGCGACTGAGGTGGGGTCGACCAGGAACCCCAGTTCATAGATCACTGTCTTCTGCGGCGTCAGGACGCGCATGCGTACGGGGCTCTCGCCCTTGTGGGCACTGAGGATGCGCTTCAGCTCAGCCACCGCAGGTTCGTTGACCCTGTATGAGGGGAACGCGAGCATGACCGGGGGCCGCCCGCCGCTCTCTGCCGAGGACACGTCCAGCGTCTGAATCTCCTGTCCGAAGACACTCACTGCCCCGTCACGGTCATTGAGCC encodes:
- a CDS encoding glycine-rich domain-containing protein, giving the protein MSTAVPVRANARSLVSEELFGRLVNRIVKDEGIERPLAERIVTDALAFLAACGANPGAPLGPSEQVDIGWHTFILYTEPYAEFCQRVAGRFIHHSPADEPGMTYEPKRDTRLRAVEAMRSIGYEPDHELWGHAADCSQCHSGCSDSNYAGK
- a CDS encoding DUF6300 family protein, with protein sequence MSDEQEEIVLQLDDPPNCTRCDGPCLLLATFSHSWTNARGEDVSGLREAVLCPECDRGEQAADELLALFAVDDQVSPSNVEVFAELVAAWVESVRHRHVDIALLDDEHERWRRGQL